One Cervus elaphus chromosome 27, mCerEla1.1, whole genome shotgun sequence genomic region harbors:
- the LOC122684748 gene encoding proteolipid protein 2-like, giving the protein MADFQRNSCTNFLCTQKGMLLFVEIILCLVILTLYGASTSGYISVSLIELILAIIFFIIYTCDLHTRIQFIHWPWTDFFRSLIAAIIYLITSIIVLVERGDRSRIVAGILGLIAAALFGYDASITCPMRQ; this is encoded by the coding sequence ATGGCAGATTTTCAGCGCAACAGCTGCACTAACTTCTTGTGTACCCAAAAGGGAATGCTTCTGTTTGTTGAGATTATATTGTGCCTTGTGATTCTGACCCTCTACGGTGCCTCAACATCAGGCTATATCTCTGTGTCGCTGATTGAATTGATCCTAGCGATCATCTTCTTTATAATCTACACATGTGACCTGCACACCAGGATACAATTCATTCACTGGCCTTGGACTGATTTCTTCCGATCTCTCATAGCGGCCATCATCTACCTGATCACCTCCATTATTGTACTTGTTGAGAGAGGAGATCGCTCCAGAATCGTTGCCGGGATACTGGGCCTAATCGCCGCGGCCCTTTTTGGCTATGATGCCTCTATTACTTGCCCAATGCGACAATAA